Below is a window of Paremcibacter congregatus DNA.
CTGAAAGCCTTTGACGTTCTGACCGAACTGGTCGGGGCGGCGCAGCAGGGGATTGTGCTGGATGAGAATTACGGCGCGGAAGTCGCCCGGGCGATGACGGATATTTTGAAACATACCGGTGTGCCGCTTTCCGGGGAGGAGGATCATGCGGCGGCGCAGGCGGACTCCGGACTAGGAGAAGTGGCGGCAAAAGAACACCTTTTCCAGATTCTGTTTAAACCCTTTCCCGATATGTTCCAACGGGCCAATGAACCGTTGCTTTTGATCCGTGAACTGGCGTGCCTTGGACGGCTGGAGACAATACTGGATCAGACGGCGTTGCCGGATCTGGAAGACATGAAGGCCGAACAGGCCTATTTTATCTGGCGGTTTCGTCTGGTCACTTCGGCGAATGTTGCCGATATAGAAGAGATCTTCGAATTTGTCGAAGGCGATTGTGATCTGGACATTACCGACCTTGGACCCTACCTGTCACCTGATGCTTTTGTCGCAGATGACGCGGCCGGTCTGTTTGAACCGGAAGACACGCTTGTCGCGTCGTCTCAGAAAACGACCCGGCCAAAAGACACGAAAGTGCGCGCCCGCAGTGAAGAGGTGGTCAGCAAGTCAATCCGGGTCGAGCTCGACAAGGTAGATCGTCTGGTGAATATGGTGGGTGAACTGGTTATCACCCAGGCCATGTTACAGGAACAGGGTGGTCAGATACTGGTCGAACAATATCCTAATCTGGTGCAGGGCATCGATGAAATGTCCCGTCATGTGCGTGAATTGCAGGACAGCGTTATGGCAATCCGCGCCCAACCGGTAAAATCCGTGTTCTCGCGCATGCCACGACTGGTGCGGGAACTGACCGGCGCCTTGGACAAGAAAGCCCGTCTGGTGATGTCGGGGGAAGAGACCGAAGTTGATAAAACCGTGACGGAACGCATCGGTGATCCATTGATGCATATGATCCGCAACAGTGTTGATCATGGGCTGGAATCCCCGGAGGAGCGTCGGGCAGCGGGCAAGGATGAAGAAGGCGTTATACATTTATCGGCCTTTCATCGCGGCGGACGAATATTTATCGAAATAGCTGATGACGGGGCGGGGATTAATCAGGATGTGGTGTTGAGAAAGGCCATTGAACGGGGTCTGGTGCATTCAGACGCGATCCTGAACGACGATGAAATCAACAATCTGATCTTTATGCCGGGTTTTTCCACGGCCGAGGCCGTGACCAATGTGTCGGGGCGCGGCGTGGGCATGGATGTGGTGCGCAAGAATATTCAAGGCCTCGGCGGGCGGATATCCATCGATTCAACACCGGGCAAGGGCAGTAAATTCAGCATGTCGCTGCCGCTGACCCTGGCGGTGATGGACGGCATGGTGGTCGAAATTGGTCGGGAGAAATACGTGCTTCCTCTGGCCAATATCATTCAAAGTCTGCGTCCGGAACCGGATGAGATAAGCGCGTTGCCCGATGGCCGCAATCTGATGATGTTTCGCGGTGATTATATCAGTCTGGTGCCGCTTTATGACATTTTCAAGGTGCAGGACGCGCAACGTGATCCCTGCAACGGTCTTGTGGTCGTTGTTGAGGGGGAAGGCGGAGTCCTGATGGGCTTTATTGTCGATGATCTGGTCAATCAACAACAGGTCGTGATCAAAAGCCTGGAAGAAAACTATGAATTGGTCGAAGGCGTTTCAGGCGCGACCATTCTGGGCAATGGCCTGGTGTCCCTGATTGTTGATATCGCCGCCGTGCAGAGTCTGAGCTCCGGCCCGTATGAATTATCAGAGACATCGCCCCGTCCATCAGAATCCAAGACAGAGGTACGATACCAATGACAACAGAAGTTTTACAGACAGAAACAGAGACCAGATCCGACACCGACGGCATGACCCGTCAATATATCTCCTTTACCATCGGGGCGGAGACTTATGCGGTGAAAATCACCATGGTGCGGGAGATCAAAGGCTGGATCCCGACAACCAGTCTGCCGAATGCACCGGATTATATGCGGGGCGTGATTAATTTGCGGGGTGTTATTGTCCCGGTATTTGACATGCGAACCCGTTTCGGGCGCGGGCGTACAGAACCGGGCAAAACCCATGTGGTGATCATTGTCACGCTTGAGGAACGCACCATCGGCATTCTGGTGGACGCGGTATCTGACATTCTGACCATTGCCGCGGAAGATATTCTTGCCGTGCCGGATCAGGACGCCAATCCGGAATATGCCTTTATGGAAGGCCTGGTGTCCGTAAATGAAAAGATGATTGCGATTGTAAAGCCGAGAATGCTGTTCGATATGAACAAAATTCCGGACATGGATCTGGCCGGAAACGCCAGTGACGAGAATACCGGGGATATGGCCCGTGCGGCGGTTGCGTAATCGCATGCGGCAGGCACAAAATTGATATTTGAGACAAGTTAGCGAAAGAGGCACTGTTATGGGACGTTTTTTAAAAGATAATCAACTGATGAAGAAGCTGCTGAACGCCAGTTTAATGACCAAACTTATTGGCGGTATCGTGACGCCGGGGGTTATCACTATTGTTCTGGGGGTGATGATTTACAACACAACCGTTGAAACCACCCATCAGGAGCTCGAAAGCAAATTTATCAATGTTATAGAGTCCCGAAAGGCCGGGCTTGAGCAATATCTCGGCTCCATCCAAGAAGACCTTGTGATTGTCGCCCAGAATCCTGCCACCGTCGAGGCGATCAAGACTTTTTCCAAGGGGTGGCGCGATCTCGGCGCCAACGCGGGGACGGAACTGCAGTCGAATTATATTTTCAAAAACCCACATCCGCCAGGCCAGAAAGACAAGTTGATGTCCGCTCAGGATGGCTCTAACTATAGCCAGGCTCATGCGACATATCATTCCTGGTTCCGCAATCTTCAGGAAAAACGGGGCTATTACGATGTCTTTCTGTTCGATACAGAAGGAAATCTGGTCTACACGGTCTTTAAGGAGCCGGATTATGCGACCAATTTTACCACGGGTCCCTGGCGCGAAACCGATTTGGCCAAGGCGTATATGGCCGCCAAGAATGCCGGACGTCCGGGCGTGGTGTCCTTCTTTGACTTCAAAGGATATGAACCAAGTAACGGCGCGGCGGCCAGTTTTATTTCAACGTCAATTTATGATGTCGACGGGACTTTTGTCGGCGTTCTCGCCTATCAGATGCCGATCGCCAACATTAATGCTGTGATGGGGCAATCCACCGGGCTGGGGAAAACCGGGGACGCTTTTATCGTTGGCGAAGATCTGTTGATGCGGACGGACAGTCGTTTCGTTACCGGCACGGAAAATTCGACAATCCTGACCCGGAAAGTGGATACGGAAGACGTTCAGCAAGCTTTGCAAGGTAAAACCGGCAACCTGGAAACGTTGAATCATGATAATACCGAAGTGATATCTTTTTATGAGCCTTTTCGCTTCGAAGGTGTGAAATGGGCATTGATTGGCCAGATTGACAAGGCGGAATACATGATGCCGATAAATCAGGTAACCCAGATCCTGCTTCTGGCGCTGGCGGTGGTCTTTATTCTTTCCGCCGTGATGGTCATCATTTTATCGCGGCTTATCGGTGCGCCGATTGTCGCCGCCACCGAGTGCCTTATTGCCCTTTCCAAGGGCAACAGAGCACAGCTCGATCTTGATTTAAGCAGAACTGATGAGATTGGCCGTATGGCCAATGCCATGACGGTTCTGCAGTCAGAGGCTCTGGAAAACCTGAGGATCAGGGAAGCAACCAACAGCGCCAAGACCAATATCATGGTCGCGGATGCGGACTATAACATCGTTTATATGAACCAGACCATGCAGGATATGATGCGGGAAAATGAACAGAAACTGCGCCAGGATCTGCCCAAGCTGGATGCCCGGAAACTGGTTGGCGTGAACATTGATATTTTTCACAAGGACCCTTCTCATCAGCGGCGCATTCTTGATGGATTGACCGGTATCAAGGAAACCACAATTAAAGTGGCGGGATTGTCGTTTGATCTGGTGGTGAATCCGATCATCGATCAGGACGGCAACAGGGCCGGTACGGTCGTGGAATGGGAAGATGTGACGAAAAAACTGGCCCGCGAGCAGGAAGATATGCGGATTGCCAACGACAATCAACGCATCAAGATTGCCCTGGATAATGCCAGCACCAACATGATGGTGGCCGACAAGGATTACAAGATTGTCTATATGAACAATGTTTTACTGAAAATGATGCGCGAGGCTGAATCGGATTTGCGTAAGGATCTTCCGCATTTTGACGCCAGCAAGATTGTCGGCAGCAACATTGATATTTTCCATAAAAATCCGGGCCACCAGAGAGGCTTGCTTGATAATCTGACATCTACCTATGAGGCGAACATCAAGGTTGGCGGATTTGATTTCAATCTGGTCGTCAACCCGGTAACGGACGACAGTGGGGCGCGTCTGGGCGTCGTGGTTGAATGGAAAGACATGACCCAGGAACTGGCAATTGAGGCTGAACTGAATGTCGTGGTCAATGCCGCCGCTGCCGGTGACTTTACCAAAAGGGTGGTCACGGAAGGCAAGCAGGGCTTCATGCTCAACCTGGCCAATAACATGAACAGCATTGGCGAGAACACCCAGGCGGCGACAGATGATCTGGCGCGGGTTCTGGCGGAACTGGCCAAAGGGAATCTGACCGAAACCATTGACGCCGACTATGAAGGCACCTTCGAGCTGCTGAAAGACAGTTCCAACGAAACGGCAGAACAGCTGACCAATATTGTCAGCCAGGTCAATACCTCTGCCGGGGAAGTGGCGACCGCCTCGGCGGAATTGTCCACCGGAAGTGATGACCTCAGCCGGCGCACAGAGGCCCAGGCCTCTGCACTGGAAGAGACCGCGGCCTCCATGGAGGAATTGGCGGTGACGGTTAAACAAAATGCGGATAATGCAGGCGATGCCAATAAGCTCGCCGATACATCCCGTGAGATGGCGGTCAGTGGCGGCGCGGTCGCCAAGCAGGCCGTCGATGCCATGGGCGCGATTGAGGCGTCTTCACAGAAAGTTTCCGATATCATTGGCGTGATTGACGACCTTGCCTTTCAGACCAACCTTCTGGCCCTGAATGCGGCGGTGGAAGCCGCCCGGGCCGGGGAAGCCGGCAAGGGATTTGCGGTTGTGGCGGAAGAAGTCCGCACATTGGCGCAACGCTCGGCCCAGTCTTCGAACGAGATCAAATCTCTTATCACCAGTTCCAATACCCAGATTAAAAACGGGGTCGAACTGGTCAATAACGTCGGGACAGCCTTGAATGACATTATGGAATCAATCACCCAGGTGGCCGAAATTGTATCAGAGATCGCCAATGCCAGCGCCGAACAGACCCAGGGCATTGACGAGGTCAATGTCGCGATTGCGGAAATGGATGATATGACCCAGCAAAATTCATCCCTGGTGGAACAAAGCACTGCTGCCGCCCGGCTGCTGGAGCGTCAGGCGGCCGAGATGCAACGTTTGATGTCCTTCTTCAAGATCGGGGATGCCATGGGGGGACAACGGGCGGCTGCCCCGGTTCTGACCCAACGGGGTCAGGCCAGTCGTTCTATCGGTCTGGTGGAAAGCCCGGAATCTGTGGTAACGCCGAATCTTAAAAAGAAATCTGTGGCGAACGGCAGTGTGGGCACGGATCCGGATTGGGCTGAATTTTAAGAGGGGAAATATATGTCGGAAAGCGGAATGCCGCTCGCGCGGGAAAAGGAGCGGGAATTTGAATGGCGCCAACAGGATTTTGATTTTTTATCCGCGTTGCTTCACGACAAAACAGGCATTGTGCTGACCGCGAAAAAGAAAGAAATGGTTTATGGGCGTCTGGTACGCCGTCTGCGGGTGCTGCGGCTTGACAGCTTTGAAGCCTATTGCCGTTATCTGGCCGGACCGGACGGGGAAACGGAACTGGGTATGGCGCTCAATGCGATTACCACCAATACGACCAATTTCTTTCGGGAAATTCATCATTTTGAATTCCTGCGGGACAAAATTCTCCAGCCCCTGCGCCGTCAGGTTGATGCCGATGCCGGGCATCCGGTGCGGATATGGTCTGCAGGCTGTTCTTCGGGACAGGAACCCTACAGCATTGCGATGGTGATGCGGCGTACGTTGGGGGGACGGACGCGGAATTGCAAAATTCTGGCGACGGATCTGGACACCAACATGCTGGATATGGCGAAGGCGGGATATTATGAGGCGGAACGCTGTGCCGATACGATTCCGAAAAACCTGTTCAAGACCTACACCCGTCCGAGCCGGAGACGAACGACCCGAGGACATCAGGAAGAATTGCGGGAAATGTCACCGGACCTGAAAGAGATTATTACGTTTAAAGAACTTAATTTGTTGCACCCCTGGCCGATGCGGGGGAAGTTCGATGCTATCTTTTGCCGTAATGTGATGATTTATTTTGACCGGGAGACACAAACCAACCTTGTGCGTCGCTACGCTGAATATTTAAAGCCCAACGGAATTTTATTCGTCGGACATTCTGAAAGCCTTCTGAATGTATCAGACATATATAAATGTGAAGGTAAAACGATTTATAGGGTGCTGACATGAGGGGGCTCGTGTCCGAGAGGACCCACAATGTAATGGAAAAAAGACCTGGATTAAAGGATCGGCGGCGGCGGATAGAGGCAGTGGAAGCTAAAGTAGGGTCAACCTATTTTAACCAGCACTTCAATGCCACGGTGCATCAAGTCAATCAGGGGGGCTATTGCGTTCTGGTGCAGTCCGAAGACATGATCATGACCACATTAGGATCCTGTATTTCTGTTTGCGTTTATGATCCGCTCATCAGGGTGGGAGGCATGAACCATTTTCTGCTGCCGGAAAACAAAGGCGCGGAAACGAAGAATGATTTCTCGATGCGCTATGGCAACAACGCCATGGAATATCTGATCAACGATATTTTACGGTGTGGTGGTCAGCGGGAACGTCTGGTTCTCAAGGCGTTCGGGGCGGGGAATGTGTTGAAGATCAAGGCGGACATCGGGGCAAAGAATATTGAATTCCTGCACCAGTATGTCAAAGCCGAGAATCTGTATCTGGAAACCTGTGATCTCGGGGGGAATTATCCGCGCCGGGTTGCTTTCTGTCCTTCGACGGGCAAAGTTTTCGTCAGAATACTGCGCCGTACGAGCGATCTGAATATCGTGGCCCAGGAAACAAAATTCCGGAACCGGATAGAACAGGAAACTTTAGGGGGTGAGGTTGAACTTTTTTAGGAGAGCCCGGTTGTGTCGCCACAGATAAAATTACTCATCATTGATGATTCTATCCTGATCAGAACCATGATCCGGGCCGTCGTGTCGGCTGACCCGATGATTACGGTGGTGGGCGAAGCCGCGGATCCTTATCAGGCGCGGGAGAAGATTAAACAGCTTAATCCTGATGTGGTGACTTTGGATGTGGAAATGCCCCGGATGGATGGCATTGCTTTTCTCGAAAAGATCATGTCCCTGCGCCCCATGCCGGTGATTATGGTGTCGACCCTGACGGGCAAGGGGACGGAAGTAACCCTGCGGGCGCTTGAACTCGGGGCGGTGGATTATGTCGCCAAACCACAAGATCAGGATCTTAGCAGCATCGCCACGGAGTTGATTGCCAAAATAAAAATTGCCCGGTTTGCGCAGGTCCGTCAAAGCGGGCGGGCCCGCACCCCGGACAAAGGCGGGCGCCCACTGGCGGGGCCCGCCTGCTATAACGCCAAGATCATTGTTATTGGCTCGTCAACCGGTGGGGTGGAGGCCTTGCACGCGATTATCAGGAGACTGCCGGCCGGCTGTCCGCCGATCGTGATCGCCCAGCATATTTCCGGCGGGTTCTCGGCCCGGTTTGCCGCCCGGGTCGATAAAGACTGCGCCCCCCGGGTCAAGGAAATCGAGGACGGGGAGATATTGCAGGCGGGAACCATTTATATTGGCGAGGGCGGGAAGCATTTTACCGTTCGCAAACGCGGCGTCCAGTTGATTGGTCATGTGGCCTGCGGGGATGAAAATGACAGCTACCGCCCGTCGGTTGATCGGCTGTTCAAGTCGGTGGTGACGAGTGTCGGTGCCGATGCGGTGGGGGTAATTCTGACCGGCATGGGCAAGGACGGCGCGGAAGGATTACTGAGCCTGCGCCGGGCCGGGGCAATGACATTGGGACAGGATGAAGCAAGCTGCGTCGTATATGGCATGCCGAAGGCCGCAATGATGGCCGGGGCGGTTGCGAAACAGGTGCCTTTGTCCCAAATGGCCCAGGAAATACTAATCGCCAGCGCCGGGAATAAAACGGCGCGGAAAGCAGGGGTGGCATGAGCAAAACAAACTCGCACAAGAGATACCATAACGATGCGCCCGGCGAAAAGGCGGTGGCCGAGTCATTGGGAGATATGGAATTGACATTTAAGGACGTGTATCAAATTCAACAAAGCACTCTGGCCAATATCGCCAGTGAAATTGTGATCATTTCCGATATGGTCGAGGAGCGAATGACCGAACTGTCATCCGAATTCAGGCATCTTGTCACCTCTTCTCAGCAACAGGAGAAAACCATCGGCGAGGCCCGGCGATTGCTGAGGCCTGATTTCATGACGACGGAGCGTCAGACATCGCACGCCGTGTATAAACTTTTTTCAGATCGCCCGGAAATGACCGGTGATCTGAAACAAAATTCAGACCGTATGGTATATGCGATGCAATTCCAGGATCAGATGCGTCAGAGAATGCAGGCGATAGCGGCGACGTTAAATATGCTGGGTGGTCTTCCCGCCGAAGGGGAAAGTTATTCAGAAAATAATAATATAAAGGAAAAGGTAACTATTTCAGATGATAATAAGCGTTTCCTGCATCAGGTGATCAAAAGATGTGCCCCCAAGGAACTGGATCAGAGATACATCATGAAAATGTTTTTTGGCGGCGACAGGGATGAAGAAGAAAAGGCTGGTTCAGGCTTGGGTGTGCGGCAGGATAGCGATGCGACGGATATTGAATTTTTTTAACTGAAGGATGCCAAATGGAATATCAAGTAGATGTCAAAGAGGATGTATTTGAAGCCAAACTCAGCGAGAAGATAACATTTTCAGACCTGGATGGTTTCCGGGAAATGGTCAAGCGCATGGTCGCCAGCCATTCCGAGAATAATATTGTTGATCTCTCGGCGGTGGAGTTTATTGATTCGGCAGGGTTAGGCATGTTGCTTCTGGCCCGGGATGAAATTTCAAAAACATCCGCCAATCTGACTTTGCGGTCACCGCAGGGGCAGGTCAAGCGCATGTTTTCTGTCGCCCGGTTCGATCAGATGTTTGAAATAGATAATTCATAAAATCCTGATATTTTCCAGCCGCCACGGGTCGCGATACCCTTATGTTTTGAATAAAAAGAGTAACGGCGATGTGTCCTACATCAATGTATAGTGCCAAGAATAACCTGAAGAAACAGGGTGATGCTATTTCCGATATGGCGGAAGACATTTTCGGGTGCCGGATTCTTATCGTTGACGATGAAGATTTCAACCGCGAACTTGTGGCGGCGATTCTCGAACGCGAAGGATACACCAAGCTCTATTTCGCCGAGGATGGTCAGGACGCGCTGACCAAGGCGAAAGAGATTGAACCCGACCTGATTGTGATGGATGTGGTGATGCCGGGTATGGACGGGGTCGCCGCCTGCAGAGAATTGCGCACCGAGGAGCCGTTTAAAAACACCCCGATCATCATCCATACCTTTCAAACAGACCCGGAAGAGCGGGCCCGAATCTATCAGGCTGGCGCCACGGATATTTTTCCAAAACCGGTCGCCAGAGGTGAAGTTGTCAATCGGATCAAGATGCATTTGACATATACCCGCATGATGCTTGGGTTGCAGGATTATCATCAGCGTCTGACCCGCGACCTGGAAATCGCCCGGTCCATGCAGGGGGCGTTGTTGCCTGATGCGGAGGAACTGGTCAGTCTTGAGGATAGCCACCAGATCAGCATCCTGTCACAATATGAAGCATCGGATGAACTGGGGGGTGATTTCTGGGGGCTTGAGCGTCTGGATGATGATCGTATTTTTGTCTATGTGACTGATTTCGCCGGGCACGGCATTTCTGCGGCTCTCAATACCTTTCGCCTGCATTCCCTGATTTCCAATTACCGGAACCGCCCGGGATTTAAAATTGTGTCTCCGGCGTATTATCTGGAAAAACTCAATAAAGATTTGTTTCAGCTTCTGCCTATGGAACAATATGCCACCATGTTGTGCGGTATCATTGATACCAGGAACAACACCTTCAGTTATTCCTCTGCGGCGTCGACGGCGCCCTTGATCCTGAAAACCGGGACCCGACAGATTCGCGAATTGGACCCGACCGGCTACCCCTTGGGCATGATTCAGGAGGCCGCTTATGACGTGCGGGTGGAGCCTTTTGAAAAAGGGGATATGCTGTTTTTATATAGCGATGTTCTGGTGGAAAGCGAAGACCAGATGGGCCGGATGATCGGCAATGAACAATTTCTCGAGATGTGCCGGGATTCAAGTGTCAATGTGGTGGAAGGAAAACATTTCCTGCAGCGGTTCCAGAAATTGTTCGATATGTATGTGGTGCGGCCCCTGAAAGATGATCTGACGGCGGTGACGCTCGAACGGCTGTAAGGGCCGGGCTATATTTCAAACTTGGTTGAAAGAACGATTGAGGAGGTGGTCTTGTTGATCCCGTCCATGCGGCCTATTTCGTCCAGAGTCGAATCAATTTCTTCCGTGGTTTCCGCCTTGACCAGGGCAATCATGTCATAAATACCGCTGACCGCATAGACGGCCTTGATCAGGGGAATTTTACGCAGGCGGGCCAGAATCTGGTCGGCATTCTTGGGGTTAAGCTGAATCAGAACATGCGCCGTGATCAGACGGTTCTGATAATCTTCATTAAACCGAATGGTATAGCCGGCGATGATGCCGCGGTCTTCCAGACGCGCGATGCGGTCCTGCACGGTTGATCGTGACAGGCCGAGTTTGCGGGCCAGCGCCGTGGTGCTTTCCCGGCCATTGTTTTTCAACAGATTGACGAGTTTCTGATCAGTATCATCCATATATGATAAATGCCGAATTTTCCGGTAATATGCAAGTCAAAACCCATCAACATGACAGGTAATTTTGCACAAAATGCATGATTGTGCCGTCGGGGCATTCGCGTTATGCTGCGGTATAAAAAGAAAGCTGGGAGGCGACGATCAAAATCAAAACAGCACAAGACTGCGCAGAACTTGCCCAAATACCGTTGCAGAACCGCCTTGATGGCTTGACGTCAACATATGCCGTGATCCGCCGCGCCGCCGCCCGCTGGCCGGACAAGGCGGCGATCCGGTTCCTGCCCACTGCCGCCCTGGATGAAACAGGGATTGAAATCAGTTATGCCGCCCTTTTCGCCCGGGTCACCCGTACAGCGAACCTGTTGCATGATCTGGGCATTGGCCCGGGGGACGTAGTGTCTTATTTACTGCCCAATCTACCGGAAACCCATTATGTGTTGTGGGGGGCGGAGGCCGCCGGCGTGGTTAATCCAATCAACCCGCTACTGGAAACAGATCATATGGTGGCGATCATGCAGGCCGCGGGTACCAAGGTTCTTGTTGCATCTGCCGCGCCGGACATCTGGCGCAAGGCTCTGGATATAAAGGCGCAGGTGCCGAGCCTGCGCCATCTGGTTCAGGTCGGGGGGACGGGGGAGACGGACGGATCTGTGGTGATTTATGATCAGCTGGTTGACACATATCCGGCGGATCATCTGGCCAGCGGTCGTGACATCCGCCCTGATGACATCTGTTCCCTGTTCCACACCGGGGGCACGACCGGGGTCCCCAAACTTGCCATGCACAGTCATTACAATGAAGTGGCCAATGCCTGCATGCTGGCCCTGTCTGCTGAATTAAGCGAGGCGGATGTCGGGCTGTGCGGGTTGCCGTTGTTTCATGTGAACGGGGCGATTGTTACCGGGATTGGATGTTTTTTCAGCGGTGCGACGGTGGTTCTGGCGACGCCGGGCGGATATCGGACGCCGGCGCTTCTGGCCCATTTCTGGCAGATTGTCGCCCGTTATCAGGTCACCTTCTTCAGCGGTGTGCCAACGATTTATGCCGGTTTGTTGCAGACGCCGGTGGGGGAGACCGATGTGTCGAGCCTGCGCATGGCGATTTGTGGCGCGGCCCCTATGCCGCGGGACATTATTCGCCAGTTTGAGGCCCGCACCGGCCTGACCCTGATTGAGGGATATGGCCTGACAGAAGGCACCTGTGTCAGTTGCGTCAATCCCCTGTATGGAGAGCGTCGCATTGGTTCTATCGGATTCAGCATGCCGTATCAGGATATGAAAACCGTGATCATCGACGGGGAAGGCGCCTATGTGCGGGATTGCGCCCCGGAAGAAATTGGCACCGTGGTGATCCGGGGCCCCAATGTCTTCCACGGGTATCTACAGGAAGAGGCCAACGCGGGCATCTGGGTTGAGGGGGACTGGTTCAATACGGGTGATATGGGGCGCCAGGATGCAGAAGGCTACTTCTGGCTTACCGGGCGCACCAAGGAGCTGATCATTCGCGGCGGGCATAATATTGATCCGGCGATCATTGAAAATGAACTGGTCAAGCATCCGGCCGTGGCCCAGGTGGCGGCGGTGGGAAAGCCGGACGCTTATGCCGGGGAACTACCGGTGGCCTATGTGGTGCTGAAACCGGGCATGACCTGTAGTATAGCGGCCCTGATCGGGTTTGCGGCCCAGGGGATCGCGGAACGGGCGGCGGTGCCGAAAGACATTTATCAGGTTGATGCCCTGCCGCTGACGGCGGTGGGCAAGATTTTCAAGCCGGACCTGAAACGGGATGCCATCCGGCGCGTCATTGCCACGGAACTGGCCGATTTTGCGGCAGAAATAAATATTTCTGTGGCAGCGGACAAGACATATGGTACTGTGGCGACCATTCATTATGATTCAGCCCTGTCGGCAGAACAAATCAGAAAAATACGACAGACCATGGGTCATTTTGCGTTTCAAACGATATTAAAAGAAAAATAACCGAACAATAAAAATAAAGGATTGGGATTAATAAAATGCAAGCAGCAAAACATGAACATTGGTCTTCGGGCTTTACGTTTCTTCTCGCGGCGGTGGGGAGCGCCGTGGGGCTCGGCAACATCTGGCGCTTTCCTTATGTGGTGGCGGAAAACGGAGGCGGTGCCTTCGTCCTGATTTATCTGGCGATCGTGGTGGTCTTTGGCATTCCATTGCTGATGTCGGAACTGATGATTGGCCGGAAATCCCAGAAACCGCCGCTGGACGCCATGCGCAGCTTCAAGGTGTCCAAGGCCCAGCGCCTGTGGGATGCCGTCGGCTGGTCTTATCTTCTGGTGCCAATGGGCATTTTGACCTTCTATTCCGTGGTTGCCGGCTGGACGCTGGACTATGCCATTGGTATGGGTATTGGCACCTTCAATGACCTGAAGGAAGGCGAATCCGCGCAAATCTTCGCTGACTTACAAGCCAGCCCTGCAAAACTGATTTTCTGGATGACCCTGTCGGTGGGCATCACGGTCGGCATCGTGGCCCGCGGCCTGAAATCAGGACTGGAGCAAACGGTCAAAATTCTGATGCCGGCTCTGTTCGCCATTCTGGTTATTCTGGTGTTATATGCTTCCATCACCGGGGATTTTGTCCGCAGTTT
It encodes the following:
- a CDS encoding chemoreceptor glutamine deamidase CheD, which encodes MEKRPGLKDRRRRIEAVEAKVGSTYFNQHFNATVHQVNQGGYCVLVQSEDMIMTTLGSCISVCVYDPLIRVGGMNHFLLPENKGAETKNDFSMRYGNNAMEYLINDILRCGGQRERLVLKAFGAGNVLKIKADIGAKNIEFLHQYVKAENLYLETCDLGGNYPRRVAFCPSTGKVFVRILRRTSDLNIVAQETKFRNRIEQETLGGEVELF
- a CDS encoding protein-glutamate methylesterase/protein-glutamine glutaminase, encoding MSPQIKLLIIDDSILIRTMIRAVVSADPMITVVGEAADPYQAREKIKQLNPDVVTLDVEMPRMDGIAFLEKIMSLRPMPVIMVSTLTGKGTEVTLRALELGAVDYVAKPQDQDLSSIATELIAKIKIARFAQVRQSGRARTPDKGGRPLAGPACYNAKIIVIGSSTGGVEALHAIIRRLPAGCPPIVIAQHISGGFSARFAARVDKDCAPRVKEIEDGEILQAGTIYIGEGGKHFTVRKRGVQLIGHVACGDENDSYRPSVDRLFKSVVTSVGADAVGVILTGMGKDGAEGLLSLRRAGAMTLGQDEASCVVYGMPKAAMMAGAVAKQVPLSQMAQEILIASAGNKTARKAGVA
- a CDS encoding STAS domain-containing protein, with the translated sequence MEYQVDVKEDVFEAKLSEKITFSDLDGFREMVKRMVASHSENNIVDLSAVEFIDSAGLGMLLLARDEISKTSANLTLRSPQGQVKRMFSVARFDQMFEIDNS
- a CDS encoding PP2C family protein-serine/threonine phosphatase is translated as MCPTSMYSAKNNLKKQGDAISDMAEDIFGCRILIVDDEDFNRELVAAILEREGYTKLYFAEDGQDALTKAKEIEPDLIVMDVVMPGMDGVAACRELRTEEPFKNTPIIIHTFQTDPEERARIYQAGATDIFPKPVARGEVVNRIKMHLTYTRMMLGLQDYHQRLTRDLEIARSMQGALLPDAEELVSLEDSHQISILSQYEASDELGGDFWGLERLDDDRIFVYVTDFAGHGISAALNTFRLHSLISNYRNRPGFKIVSPAYYLEKLNKDLFQLLPMEQYATMLCGIIDTRNNTFSYSSAASTAPLILKTGTRQIRELDPTGYPLGMIQEAAYDVRVEPFEKGDMLFLYSDVLVESEDQMGRMIGNEQFLEMCRDSSVNVVEGKHFLQRFQKLFDMYVVRPLKDDLTAVTLERL
- a CDS encoding Lrp/AsnC family transcriptional regulator, producing the protein MDDTDQKLVNLLKNNGRESTTALARKLGLSRSTVQDRIARLEDRGIIAGYTIRFNEDYQNRLITAHVLIQLNPKNADQILARLRKIPLIKAVYAVSGIYDMIALVKAETTEEIDSTLDEIGRMDGINKTTSSIVLSTKFEI
- a CDS encoding acyl-CoA synthetase, which codes for MKIKTAQDCAELAQIPLQNRLDGLTSTYAVIRRAAARWPDKAAIRFLPTAALDETGIEISYAALFARVTRTANLLHDLGIGPGDVVSYLLPNLPETHYVLWGAEAAGVVNPINPLLETDHMVAIMQAAGTKVLVASAAPDIWRKALDIKAQVPSLRHLVQVGGTGETDGSVVIYDQLVDTYPADHLASGRDIRPDDICSLFHTGGTTGVPKLAMHSHYNEVANACMLALSAELSEADVGLCGLPLFHVNGAIVTGIGCFFSGATVVLATPGGYRTPALLAHFWQIVARYQVTFFSGVPTIYAGLLQTPVGETDVSSLRMAICGAAPMPRDIIRQFEARTGLTLIEGYGLTEGTCVSCVNPLYGERRIGSIGFSMPYQDMKTVIIDGEGAYVRDCAPEEIGTVVIRGPNVFHGYLQEEANAGIWVEGDWFNTGDMGRQDAEGYFWLTGRTKELIIRGGHNIDPAIIENELVKHPAVAQVAAVGKPDAYAGELPVAYVVLKPGMTCSIAALIGFAAQGIAERAAVPKDIYQVDALPLTAVGKIFKPDLKRDAIRRVIATELADFAAEINISVAADKTYGTVATIHYDSALSAEQIRKIRQTMGHFAFQTILKEK